One genomic window of Paenibacillus xylanilyticus includes the following:
- a CDS encoding M23 family metallopeptidase, producing the protein MNTKLRIKQRREERIRRLLDGAAMEIMQEANPGPSKKIAESPRPTSSFDIQDQTRHVGSLLAEQERDPEWLWKKENGHYGSGGHTRFNLVKSLVRRTVVSALVFGAVWGLFQLNASWASSPKTVIADALHRDMDFASAALWYERHFGGTPSFLPVLGHSTDAVNGSGVRSLLGKPLSGTIVQPFALSMKGIEIVPEAEGTGFVQVVSSDAGRVLQVLGDAENGITVVIQHTGSLTAIYGRLNESEVEVNDWVEAGNVVGSLKSTGGEQPATLYFAVKEGEEYVDPAEVVALD; encoded by the coding sequence ATGAATACGAAACTTCGAATCAAGCAAAGAAGAGAAGAACGGATACGGCGGTTGCTGGATGGCGCGGCGATGGAGATAATGCAGGAAGCGAACCCGGGGCCCAGCAAGAAGATTGCCGAGAGCCCGAGACCTACTTCTTCTTTTGATATACAGGATCAGACAAGACATGTTGGATCACTACTGGCAGAACAGGAAAGGGATCCTGAATGGCTGTGGAAAAAAGAGAACGGACATTACGGTTCAGGTGGCCATACACGTTTTAACCTGGTGAAATCATTGGTGCGTCGAACCGTAGTCAGTGCATTGGTTTTTGGTGCGGTATGGGGACTGTTTCAACTCAATGCGTCATGGGCATCTTCACCCAAAACGGTAATTGCAGATGCGCTGCATCGGGACATGGACTTTGCCTCAGCTGCTCTCTGGTATGAACGGCACTTCGGCGGAACGCCGTCTTTCCTGCCCGTGCTGGGCCACTCCACAGATGCAGTTAATGGTTCGGGGGTTAGATCACTGCTGGGTAAACCGCTCTCTGGGACAATCGTTCAACCATTTGCGCTGAGCATGAAGGGCATAGAGATCGTCCCCGAAGCAGAAGGAACTGGATTTGTACAGGTGGTCAGTTCGGATGCAGGACGAGTTTTGCAAGTTCTTGGTGATGCAGAGAATGGGATAACCGTAGTCATCCAGCATACAGGCAGCTTGACTGCGATATATGGCCGACTGAACGAGAGTGAAGTCGAAGTGAATGACTGGGTGGAGGCCGGAAATGTCGTTGGCAGCCTCAAGTCCACAGGCGGAGAACAACCTGCCACGCTGTACTTTGCAGTAAAAGAGGGCGAAGAGTATGTAGATCCTGCGGAAGTGGTTGCCCTTGATTAG
- the minD gene encoding septum site-determining protein MinD, which produces MGEAIVITSGKGGVGKTTTSANIGTALALLGKKVCLVDTDIGLRNLDVVMGLENRIIYDLCDVADGRCRLNQALVKDKRFEELYMLPAAQTRDKNSVSPEQVKDIILELKKDFEYVIIDCPAGIEQGFKNAVAGADQAIVVTTPENAAVRDADRVIGLLESSHIQSPKLVVNRIRNNMVKSGDMLDIDGILQVLNIDLIGIVPDDELVIKAANSGEPTVMNPDSLAAIAYRNIARRILGDTVPLMQLEQKKGAFSRFKKFFGMG; this is translated from the coding sequence ATGGGAGAGGCGATCGTGATCACTTCGGGTAAAGGCGGCGTTGGTAAAACAACCACCTCAGCAAACATCGGAACAGCGCTGGCGCTGCTCGGAAAAAAAGTTTGTCTGGTAGATACCGATATCGGCCTTCGCAATCTGGATGTTGTGATGGGACTCGAGAACCGGATCATTTATGATCTGTGTGACGTGGCAGACGGGCGTTGCCGTCTGAATCAGGCGTTGGTAAAAGACAAACGCTTCGAAGAATTGTATATGCTGCCTGCAGCACAAACAAGAGACAAAAACTCTGTATCTCCGGAACAGGTTAAGGACATCATTCTGGAATTGAAAAAAGATTTTGAGTATGTCATTATCGATTGCCCTGCCGGGATTGAACAGGGATTCAAAAATGCGGTCGCTGGAGCAGATCAGGCCATCGTGGTGACTACACCGGAGAACGCTGCTGTACGTGATGCGGATCGGGTCATCGGCCTACTCGAGAGCTCGCATATTCAATCACCGAAGCTGGTTGTAAACCGTATTCGGAACAACATGGTCAAATCGGGCGATATGCTTGATATTGATGGTATTTTGCAAGTCCTCAATATTGATCTGATTGGTATTGTGCCAGATGATGAACTTGTCATCAAAGCGGCTAACTCTGGAGAACCTACAGTCATGAATCCAGACTCGCTTGCAGCGATTGCCTATCGGAACATTGCTCGTCGCATTCTGGGAGATACGGTTCCACTGATGCAGTTAGAGCAGAAAAAGGGCGCATTCTCACGCTTTAAAAAGTTTTTTGGTATGGGTTAA
- the minC gene encoding septum site-determining protein MinC: MTVKSNHVTIKGIRDGLVFLLDDQCEFEELLYELRYKLEHSHQNILTGPIVHVDIKLGSREVTEDQKEAILDILKQKGNLLIRSIDSPALKPEVKGPPPIVTMCGMVRSGQVLHHEGNLLFLGDINPGGTVTCTGDIYVLGSLRGMAHAGIGGDDESIIAASVFAPTQLRIADIISRPPDEWESRDTGMEFAYLQDNQMQIDKMSNIVRLRRDFNVFKGV; the protein is encoded by the coding sequence ATGACGGTAAAATCGAATCACGTAACGATTAAAGGCATCCGAGACGGCTTGGTTTTCCTGTTGGACGATCAATGTGAATTCGAGGAATTGCTCTATGAGCTCCGCTATAAGCTGGAACACAGCCATCAAAATATTTTGACCGGACCGATTGTTCATGTGGATATCAAACTGGGCAGCCGCGAAGTGACAGAGGACCAAAAAGAAGCGATATTGGACATTTTGAAGCAAAAAGGGAATCTGCTCATTCGCTCCATCGATTCACCAGCCCTTAAACCAGAGGTTAAAGGGCCACCGCCAATTGTTACGATGTGTGGCATGGTGCGTTCAGGTCAAGTGCTTCATCACGAAGGGAATCTCCTGTTTCTTGGGGATATCAATCCGGGGGGCACGGTGACGTGTACCGGAGATATATATGTTTTGGGTTCACTCAGAGGCATGGCTCACGCTGGGATCGGCGGGGACGACGAGTCAATCATTGCCGCATCGGTATTTGCACCGACGCAGCTTCGAATCGCTGATATCATCAGCCGTCCCCCTGATGAATGGGAGAGCCGGGATACCGGGATGGAATTTGCTTATTTACAGGACAATCAGATGCAGATCGACAAGATGAGCAATATCGTTCGGTTGCGCCGAGATTTTAATGTGTTTAAAGGAGTGTAG
- the mreD gene encoding rod shape-determining protein MreD has protein sequence MVTRKQVLFLLLFVLFIAEGTILPLLIPSGWQLRISANLVYIVILFIAVYYHRHTALVLGIFFGLLHDVVFYGEMIGPYGFAMGLSAYMMGLIFQAPRAPLPVMVTVVILGSLLNDTMLFFLYKLFRLNHVTFDWALLEYMIPNLFIHFVFALIIYTPLRKQLERIGKRKSKVQEAS, from the coding sequence ATGGTGACACGCAAGCAAGTCTTGTTCCTGTTGCTGTTCGTTCTGTTCATCGCGGAAGGAACGATTTTGCCACTGCTTATTCCTTCCGGATGGCAACTGCGCATTTCGGCCAATTTGGTTTATATCGTCATTCTGTTTATTGCTGTATATTATCATCGCCACACTGCTCTGGTGCTCGGCATCTTTTTTGGACTGCTTCATGACGTTGTATTTTATGGAGAGATGATCGGACCTTATGGATTTGCAATGGGGTTATCTGCTTATATGATGGGACTTATATTCCAGGCACCGCGTGCACCACTTCCAGTTATGGTTACAGTCGTAATTTTGGGGAGTCTGCTTAACGACACCATGTTGTTCTTTTTATATAAGCTCTTCCGCCTCAATCATGTGACCTTTGACTGGGCTTTGCTTGAATATATGATTCCCAATCTGTTCATTCATTTCGTGTTTGCTCTGATCATATATACTCCGCTGCGTAAGCAGCTGGAGCGTATCGGCAAAAGAAAGAGCAAGGTGCAGGAAGCATCCTGA
- the mreC gene encoding rod shape-determining protein MreC produces MFELFKLLGNKRLFVLLVGLVTFIALMGFTLGPRTALSWPEKFLKDSVGFVQYVFYKPASAVAGFFKDVANMRAVYQENEELRIAMGHYTRDRLKYNEMEKTNDRYKDLLKFTAEQRNRYNYEYRIAQVISANSDPNSRTINIDIGENADIKPGMAVTSQDGLVGVISHVSAYTSTVNLLTSMDANDPNSNAIAATAVGKEDTVFGMIESFDPKTGMFKMTKISEESDIKKGDEIISSGIINNFPKYMRIGEVKKIEVGEYGLTRTATIEPYASFLDWKELMVVIPPEVKE; encoded by the coding sequence GTGTTCGAACTGTTTAAGCTGCTGGGCAACAAAAGACTTTTTGTTTTGCTGGTGGGCCTTGTTACATTTATCGCGTTAATGGGCTTTACGCTCGGTCCGCGAACCGCTCTATCCTGGCCGGAAAAATTCCTGAAGGATTCAGTCGGATTTGTACAATACGTATTTTACAAGCCCGCTTCTGCTGTAGCGGGCTTTTTCAAAGATGTAGCGAACATGCGTGCGGTATATCAAGAGAATGAAGAGCTGCGAATCGCGATGGGGCACTATACCCGGGATCGACTGAAGTATAACGAGATGGAAAAAACCAATGATCGTTATAAGGATTTGCTAAAATTTACGGCTGAACAGAGAAATCGGTATAACTACGAATATCGTATTGCACAGGTCATCAGTGCCAATTCCGATCCCAATAGCAGAACGATCAATATTGATATTGGGGAGAATGCGGATATCAAGCCAGGCATGGCCGTCACTTCCCAGGATGGTCTGGTTGGGGTGATCAGTCACGTTAGTGCCTATACCTCAACGGTGAATTTGCTAACCTCGATGGATGCCAACGATCCCAACTCCAATGCCATCGCAGCAACGGCGGTGGGCAAGGAAGATACGGTTTTCGGTATGATCGAGAGCTTTGATCCCAAGACGGGCATGTTCAAGATGACCAAAATTTCGGAAGAGTCTGATATCAAAAAAGGTGACGAAATTATCTCATCAGGTATTATCAATAATTTTCCGAAGTACATGCGAATCGGGGAAGTCAAGAAAATTGAAGTTGGCGAATATGGACTCACGCGTACAGCAACGATAGAACCTTATGCAAGCTTCCTGGATTGGAAAGAGCTGATGGTGGTTATTCCTCCCGAGGTGAAGGAGTAA
- a CDS encoding rod shape-determining protein codes for MFGGFTKDLGIDLGTANTLVYVRGKGIVVREPSVVALRTDTKSIEAVGESAKKMIGRTPGNIRAIRPMKDGVIADFDTTATMIKYFIRQAQKQRSMFQRHPNVMVCVPSGITAVEQRAVEDATKQAGAREAYTIEEPFAAAIGADLPVWEPTGSMVVDIGGGTTEVAVISLGGIVTSRSVRVAGDEMDESIIQYIKRQYNLMIGERTSEQLKMEIGSAMPLEQVETMEIRGRDLVTGLPKTITITSDEISEALADTVNAIVEAVKVTLEKCPPELAADIMDRGIVLTGGGALLRNLDKLLAGETGMPVIVAENPLDCVAIGTGKALENIHLFKSRSSSAVRSKR; via the coding sequence ATGTTTGGTGGTTTTACGAAAGATTTGGGTATTGATTTGGGGACAGCGAATACGCTGGTTTATGTACGTGGAAAAGGAATTGTGGTGCGGGAGCCTTCGGTGGTTGCTCTGCGGACAGATACCAAGAGCATTGAGGCTGTCGGGGAATCTGCCAAAAAAATGATCGGACGTACTCCTGGTAACATTCGTGCGATTCGTCCAATGAAGGACGGCGTTATTGCCGATTTTGATACGACGGCAACGATGATCAAATACTTTATTCGCCAGGCGCAGAAACAGCGCTCGATGTTCCAGCGTCACCCGAACGTTATGGTATGCGTACCATCTGGAATTACAGCGGTAGAACAACGTGCGGTTGAAGATGCAACAAAACAGGCCGGCGCGCGTGAAGCATACACAATTGAGGAGCCATTTGCAGCAGCCATTGGTGCAGATCTTCCGGTATGGGAGCCAACAGGCAGCATGGTTGTGGACATCGGTGGAGGAACGACAGAAGTGGCGGTCATTTCCCTCGGCGGAATCGTAACAAGCCGTTCGGTTCGTGTAGCTGGTGATGAGATGGACGAATCGATCATCCAGTATATTAAACGTCAGTACAATCTGATGATTGGTGAACGTACATCCGAACAATTGAAAATGGAAATCGGTTCAGCTATGCCACTGGAACAAGTGGAAACGATGGAAATTCGCGGACGCGATCTCGTAACAGGTCTGCCTAAGACCATCACGATTACATCGGATGAAATCAGCGAAGCTCTGGCAGATACGGTAAATGCTATTGTTGAAGCTGTGAAAGTAACTTTGGAAAAATGTCCTCCTGAGCTTGCTGCAGATATTATGGACCGCGGTATCGTGTTGACTGGCGGCGGCGCGTTGCTCCGCAATCTGGACAAGCTGCTGGCTGGTGAGACAGGTATGCCAGTCATCGTAGCGGAAAATCCACTCGATTGTGTAGCAATCGGAACAGGTAAAGCTCTTGAGAACATCCATTTGTTCAAAAGCAGAAGCAGTTCGGCAGTTCGTTCCAAACGTTAA
- the radC gene encoding RadC family protein: MESPQYMMRDIPHEERPRERMMEYGAGALSHAELLAILLRTGTRQESAVHMAQRILTEAGGIRSLMDMSLNELTAMKGIGMAKAVQLKAGIELGHRIAQSRRVQSPSIRTPRDAADILLEQLRYLQKEHFVCLFLNSKNHIIAQETLSMGSLNASIVHPREVFRAAIKCSSASIVCAHNHPSGDPTPSPEDIQITKRLIEAGSIVGIDVLDHIIIGDGTYVSLKEKGLV, encoded by the coding sequence ATGGAGTCGCCTCAGTACATGATGCGCGACATCCCCCATGAAGAACGCCCGAGAGAACGCATGATGGAATATGGGGCGGGCGCCTTAAGCCATGCAGAACTGCTGGCTATTTTACTTCGGACAGGTACGAGGCAGGAATCGGCAGTGCACATGGCACAGCGCATTCTCACTGAAGCAGGTGGCATCCGTTCACTAATGGATATGAGTCTGAACGAGTTGACTGCCATGAAAGGAATTGGTATGGCCAAGGCTGTTCAGCTCAAGGCTGGTATTGAACTTGGTCACCGGATTGCGCAGAGCAGACGGGTACAGTCTCCTTCAATCCGTACACCTCGTGACGCAGCTGATATTTTACTCGAGCAGCTGCGTTACTTGCAGAAGGAACACTTTGTGTGCCTTTTCCTGAATAGCAAAAATCATATTATTGCCCAGGAAACACTCTCCATGGGTAGCCTTAATGCTTCAATTGTACATCCACGTGAAGTGTTCCGTGCTGCCATCAAATGCAGCAGTGCCTCGATCGTATGCGCACACAATCATCCGAGCGGTGATCCTACGCCTAGTCCTGAGGATATTCAAATAACCAAGAGACTGATCGAAGCAGGTTCAATCGTCGGCATAGATGTGCTGGACCACATCATAATCGGCGATGGAACATACGTAAGTTTGAAGGAGAAGGGCTTAGTATAA
- a CDS encoding Maf family protein yields MNKSQSRPIILASTSPRRKDLIASLQLAFKVIPSHANEDTPPEWTPEQTVQELAMRKAMAVYRGLEGQEQDAIIVGSDTVVVLDGDILGKPVDQQDAERMLARLQGRTHRVFTGVACIDAGDGKSVVHYRQTEVTMKELSESTIRAYVQTGEPMDKAGSYAIQGIGASLVDRIEGCYFNVVGLPLSLLSDMLDGFGVHVLPRA; encoded by the coding sequence TTGAATAAATCACAATCGCGCCCTATTATTCTGGCCTCCACTTCGCCGCGGCGCAAGGATCTGATCGCTTCACTTCAACTAGCTTTCAAAGTAATACCAAGTCACGCGAATGAAGATACACCGCCGGAATGGACTCCTGAGCAGACGGTTCAGGAGCTCGCTATGCGCAAAGCAATGGCTGTCTATCGCGGTCTTGAAGGTCAGGAACAGGACGCCATTATTGTAGGCAGTGATACTGTCGTTGTGCTGGATGGAGACATTCTTGGCAAACCTGTGGATCAACAGGATGCTGAACGTATGCTTGCCAGACTTCAGGGACGTACACATCGTGTATTCACTGGTGTTGCTTGTATTGATGCTGGAGATGGAAAGTCCGTTGTGCACTATCGGCAGACGGAAGTAACGATGAAAGAACTGTCCGAGTCAACGATCAGGGCGTATGTTCAGACAGGCGAGCCTATGGATAAAGCAGGGTCGTATGCAATTCAAGGGATTGGCGCTTCACTGGTAGACCGCATTGAAGGATGTTACTTTAATGTCGTGGGCTTGCCTCTTTCCCTGCTCAGCGACATGTTGGATGGATTCGGAGTTCATGTGCTGCCGCGAGCCTGA
- a CDS encoding DUF4321 domain-containing protein produces the protein MKKNFGMLILFLLLGWMAGAWIAKALQPVKAVAILTKATTIRWSPQADLDIISYDISFQFQMSLLSLIGIIAAVWLYRRL, from the coding sequence ATGAAAAAAAACTTCGGCATGTTAATACTGTTTCTTCTGCTCGGCTGGATGGCCGGAGCGTGGATCGCCAAGGCACTGCAGCCAGTCAAGGCTGTAGCCATTCTAACCAAAGCCACGACCATACGTTGGTCACCGCAGGCTGATCTGGATATTATCAGTTATGACATTTCATTTCAATTTCAAATGAGCCTCCTCAGTTTGATTGGTATTATTGCAGCTGTATGGCTGTATCGCAGACTGTAG
- a CDS encoding SPOR domain-containing protein, with amino-acid sequence MSNARMTFRFGENESDKPNHKDEKVMGTFPSLSDEISHSAPRIDVAPSWTPEDIPGDWGETTLSGTSILEPDQRKDRNLEPVQSQYVYSDHTVYPDENEKELPEDSNDVGHDWMADRDHYSYKRNRPPRGWKMIGSVTGALVTGALFGMVILSFFNREGTGPDVLPQTNQPVSSVTGVQGASGTDQQAQSALSGGNYYALQYGVFSSPERAEQAKLELSQAGIAAGTDPDDGNRVYAGISSDREEAKLLSSRLKAEGVELYVKEIAYPAVDSAALGMNEEDVQLFFISSNALVEQLSTLSIGQLGQANPEPVASETMTALQNQHEAWITGMGKLSAGLGQEAAPIVSAMEKSMNSAITAVVEYNKNPSDVHMWAVQADLMDYVLQQKKWLEGIKQ; translated from the coding sequence GTGAGCAATGCTAGAATGACGTTTCGTTTCGGGGAGAACGAGTCGGACAAGCCGAATCATAAGGATGAGAAGGTGATGGGAACCTTTCCATCCTTATCTGATGAGATATCGCACAGTGCTCCGCGGATCGATGTCGCGCCTTCATGGACACCGGAGGATATCCCTGGAGATTGGGGAGAGACCACCCTGAGCGGGACAAGTATACTAGAGCCGGATCAGAGAAAGGACCGGAATCTGGAGCCTGTACAGTCGCAGTATGTTTATTCGGATCATACAGTGTATCCTGACGAAAATGAGAAAGAGCTTCCTGAAGACAGCAATGATGTGGGTCATGACTGGATGGCGGATCGTGATCATTACTCCTACAAGCGAAATCGCCCTCCGAGGGGCTGGAAGATGATTGGTTCGGTTACGGGAGCGCTGGTCACCGGTGCCCTTTTCGGTATGGTTATTCTCTCTTTTTTTAATCGGGAAGGAACAGGTCCGGACGTACTTCCTCAAACCAATCAACCAGTATCGAGTGTGACGGGAGTGCAGGGTGCTTCCGGGACGGACCAACAAGCACAGTCAGCACTTAGCGGAGGCAATTACTATGCGCTTCAGTACGGTGTTTTTAGTTCGCCTGAACGTGCAGAACAGGCCAAGCTTGAACTCTCACAGGCTGGAATTGCTGCAGGAACGGATCCGGACGATGGGAATCGTGTCTATGCAGGTATCTCTTCCGACCGTGAAGAAGCCAAACTGCTGAGCTCACGTCTTAAGGCGGAGGGTGTGGAACTGTATGTCAAAGAGATCGCATACCCTGCAGTGGACTCTGCAGCTCTTGGTATGAATGAGGAAGATGTTCAGCTCTTCTTCATCAGCAGCAATGCATTGGTGGAACAACTATCCACATTGTCCATCGGGCAGCTTGGTCAAGCAAATCCAGAGCCTGTAGCTTCGGAAACGATGACTGCATTACAGAATCAGCATGAGGCATGGATAACAGGCATGGGTAAACTCTCAGCAGGGCTCGGACAAGAGGCAGCGCCGATTGTTTCAGCCATGGAGAAATCGATGAACAGTGCAATTACGGCAGTTGTCGAGTATAACAAAAACCCCTCCGATGTACACATGTGGGCGGTACAAGCGGATCTGATGGATTATGTTCTGCAGCAGAAAAAATGGCTTGAAGGGATCAAGCAATAA
- the murC gene encoding UDP-N-acetylmuramate--L-alanine ligase, whose translation MSAIARVMLEMGYTVTGSDVASQELTEKLAAKGAKIYIGHTAEHVNGADLVVYSTAAPADNVERVAAEQLNIPILHRAQMLARLLNERKGVAVAGAHGKTTTSSMIALVMDKCDTDPTYIIGGEIMNLGTNAKAGQGDWVVAEADESDGSFLQYHPWLGIVTNIEADHLENYNSDFEELKKAYVQFLSQIRPEGTAIVCADDENVQSILPELKSRITTYGIDQKADYMASDIVLGDRRISFTMSHQGKALGTVELSVPGKHNVYNAMATVITCLEAGIPFEKITAAIIQFHGAKRRFQVLGEARDILVIDDYAHHPTEIEATISAAKATGKRIIAVFQPQRYTRTFFLLDAFSRAFAEADEVLITDIYSPAGEKQIEGVHSAKLVELIVQNSNAAARYLPTKEEVVADLQNRLQPGDLVLTMGAGDIWKVGDTLAKGLK comes from the coding sequence ATGAGTGCCATCGCCCGAGTTATGCTGGAGATGGGATACACCGTTACCGGATCGGATGTCGCTTCACAGGAGTTGACTGAGAAGCTGGCAGCCAAGGGAGCGAAAATATATATCGGACATACAGCTGAACACGTAAATGGAGCAGATCTTGTGGTCTACTCTACAGCAGCGCCGGCGGATAATGTGGAGCGGGTGGCAGCCGAGCAGCTTAATATTCCGATTCTTCACCGTGCACAGATGCTGGCGCGCCTGCTTAATGAGCGCAAAGGTGTTGCGGTTGCAGGTGCACACGGCAAAACGACGACTTCCTCAATGATTGCACTTGTCATGGACAAATGCGATACAGACCCGACGTATATCATTGGCGGAGAAATCATGAATTTGGGAACCAATGCCAAGGCGGGCCAGGGCGACTGGGTCGTGGCTGAAGCAGATGAGAGTGATGGATCGTTTTTGCAGTATCATCCATGGCTAGGTATTGTGACCAATATCGAAGCCGATCATTTGGAGAATTACAACAGTGACTTCGAGGAACTCAAAAAAGCGTATGTACAGTTCTTGAGTCAAATTCGTCCGGAAGGAACAGCCATTGTCTGTGCGGATGATGAGAACGTGCAAAGCATTTTACCTGAGCTGAAATCCCGAATCACGACATACGGCATCGATCAGAAGGCCGATTATATGGCATCGGATATCGTACTGGGTGACCGCAGGATCTCCTTCACCATGAGCCATCAGGGTAAAGCACTGGGAACGGTAGAGCTCTCTGTTCCAGGCAAACATAATGTCTACAACGCTATGGCTACGGTCATTACCTGTCTGGAAGCAGGCATTCCGTTTGAGAAAATCACGGCAGCCATTATTCAGTTCCATGGTGCCAAACGCAGATTCCAGGTGCTGGGTGAAGCACGCGATATTCTGGTCATCGATGATTATGCTCATCATCCGACTGAAATTGAGGCAACCATCAGTGCAGCGAAAGCGACCGGGAAACGTATTATCGCGGTGTTCCAACCACAGAGATATACGCGTACCTTCTTCCTGCTGGATGCGTTTAGTCGTGCTTTCGCGGAAGCCGATGAGGTACTTATTACCGACATCTATTCTCCGGCGGGAGAAAAACAGATTGAAGGTGTTCACTCCGCTAAGCTGGTTGAACTGATTGTTCAAAACAGTAATGCTGCTGCTCGTTATTTGCCTACCAAGGAAGAAGTGGTAGCCGATTTGCAGAATCGTCTGCAGCCAGGAGATCTTGTTCTCACGATGGGAGCAGGGGATATCTGGAAGGTTGGCGACACACTGGCCAAAGGACTGAAATAG
- a CDS encoding bifunctional folylpolyglutamate synthase/dihydrofolate synthase, giving the protein MTELNGTGVDAPLYTYDEAVDWINGLIPFGIRPGLERITELMSLLGNPHQRLKFIHVAGTNGKGSTCAFLTSVLLQAGYDVGTFTSPYITKFTNRFQYNGEDIPEETLLKLANRLHPLVTDMASTVLGSPTMFEVSTALALLYYAEECYPDVVVWETGLGGRMDVTNIVTPVVSVITNIGMDHTDILGDTIEAIAGEKAGIIKPGVPVVTCVTQPEAIRVIQEKAQQVRSTVYLSGEQFSYHRLDSDENGQAFHFAGPFRELDARIRMQGIYQMDNAAGALMVLELLRQYMAFILDDRDIALGLENAFWAGRFEKVVHEPRIVLDGAHNPEGAESLAKSIVDVYPHNKLNLMMGMLANKHHEAYLQHILPLVDTLILTEPDFRRKMDAAELLQIVERLRPAIAKENLEIIVEPDWAKALDLLKSRTEAEDLGVVSGTLYLIADVRAALLHQTDSEKGW; this is encoded by the coding sequence ATGACGGAACTTAATGGCACGGGCGTAGATGCCCCTCTGTATACCTATGACGAGGCTGTGGACTGGATCAATGGCCTTATTCCTTTTGGCATCAGACCCGGATTGGAACGAATCACGGAGCTCATGTCATTGCTCGGTAATCCTCATCAGCGTCTCAAATTTATTCATGTCGCGGGAACGAACGGAAAAGGTTCGACTTGCGCTTTTTTGACGTCAGTACTGCTTCAGGCGGGGTACGATGTAGGAACGTTTACGTCTCCGTATATCACGAAATTCACGAATCGTTTTCAGTACAACGGCGAGGATATTCCGGAAGAGACGCTGCTGAAGTTAGCGAATCGACTCCATCCGCTGGTCACAGATATGGCCTCTACTGTTCTGGGATCACCTACGATGTTCGAAGTGTCTACAGCCCTGGCACTCTTGTACTATGCAGAAGAGTGTTATCCGGATGTAGTAGTATGGGAGACTGGACTGGGGGGAAGGATGGACGTAACGAATATCGTTACACCCGTGGTTTCGGTCATTACGAATATCGGTATGGATCATACGGATATCCTGGGTGATACCATTGAAGCGATCGCGGGAGAAAAAGCAGGCATTATTAAACCAGGCGTACCTGTTGTCACCTGTGTTACGCAGCCAGAGGCTATTAGGGTGATTCAGGAAAAGGCCCAGCAAGTCCGATCAACTGTGTATTTGTCTGGAGAACAATTTTCGTACCATAGACTCGATAGTGATGAGAATGGTCAAGCCTTTCATTTTGCAGGACCATTCCGCGAGCTGGATGCTCGCATTCGAATGCAGGGCATTTATCAGATGGATAATGCTGCGGGTGCTCTTATGGTGCTTGAATTGCTCAGACAGTACATGGCATTCATTCTGGATGACAGAGATATTGCGCTTGGATTGGAGAATGCCTTCTGGGCTGGCCGATTCGAGAAGGTCGTTCACGAACCCCGAATTGTACTGGATGGTGCGCATAATCCGGAAGGGGCAGAGTCACTGGCCAAGAGCATTGTCGACGTATATCCTCACAACAAGTTAAATTTGATGATGGGCATGCTGGCGAATAAGCATCACGAAGCGTATTTGCAGCATATACTGCCACTAGTGGATACGCTGATCCTGACCGAGCCAGATTTCCGACGCAAAATGGATGCAGCCGAGTTGCTGCAGATCGTCGAGCGGTTACGTCCCGCCATTGCGAAAGAGAATCTGGAAATCATCGTCGAGCCCGATTGGGCGAAGGCACTTGATCTATTGAAGTCACGGACGGAAGCGGAAGATCTGGGGGTGGTGTCCGGCACACTGTATCTCATTGCAGATGTGAGGGCAGCCCTTTTGCATCAAACCGATTCTGAAAAAGGTTGGTGA